The region ACGGGTGCTCGGGGGCCAGGTGACACCGATATGGGAACCGGACGGGACGATCCACCACCAGCACTGGTCGTCGGCGAAGACACAGCCGACGCGGGGCAACGAGTCCATGATCCGCTGCCCGTGCTCACGTGGCGTGCTGACGGCGTCACAACCGAGGCCGGTGGCCAGGCGGGCGGGCAGGACGAGGTGGCCGGAGTGCCCGAAGTGCGCACGTGCGGCCTTGGCCGAGGGGGGCGCGTGGGGCGGCGGGGGTGCGAGGTGGGTGGCGACGGACTGGAGGGGGCGAGACGGGTGGGGCGCGTGTGACCCGAGGGACGGGTGGGCGACCGGGCCACGCGGGCCGAGCGGGCGCGGGTCAGGAGCGGGAGTACGGGGGGTGCGGTGCTGTCGTTCCATACGGTCCATGTGAGGCGATTCCTTCGGCCGAGTGGGGGACGGGCCGGATGCGGTGCGGGGCCGACGGATGCCAGGGGGCGGGCGCGACGACCTGTACGGCGGGAGCAGCGAGGATTGCGTGGGCGGTGGGGTAAGCGGGGGTCGCGTGGAGGGTGGATGGAGTGGGCGGGAGGGCCAGGGCGGGCGCGGAGGCGTGCGCGCCCGCGGGAAGCGAAGCCGGAGCCGAGACAGACCCGACGCCATGGACAGCCGACGCAGGCGGAAGCGCGGCGGGCACGACTGCGGGTCCGGCCGGAGCCGGTGCAGTGGACGGGGCCTCAGCGGGATGAGCGGCCGAGGGAAGCGGGGGCGCGGCCGGCACGGGTGCGGCGACACGGCCAGTCGGCGGTAGCGGCGGCGCAGCTGACAGGGATGCGGCGGCTCCGACCGGCGCTGATGCGATCAGTGCCGCCTCGGTGGCAGTCGCCGTCTCGGCGAGACTCGCGGTGCCGGTGGGAGCAGTCGCCTCGGCGGGAGTTGCCGGTGACGCGGGGGCCGTTGACGTCGTGCTCGGTGGTGACGCCGTGGACGTCTCCGTCAACTCAACTTCTGCCGTGGGGAGTTCTGCCCAGACGATACGGCCGGAGCCGTGCGGGGCGTCGCGGACTCCCCAGTCGCTGCTCAGGACGCCGACCAACAGGAGTCCGCGCCCGCACTGTTCGTCGAAGCCGGGCCGGCGCTGGGCCGGCAGGGTCCCGCCACGGTTCTCGTCCTCGACCTCGACGTGCAGCCGCCCGGCGGCGAGACGCAGTCGGCAGACGATCCGCTCGCTGGCGGTGTGGGTGAGCGCGTTGGTGACGAGTTCGGAGGTGATGAGAAGGGCGTTGTCGGCGGTGTCGGCGTCGACGCGCCAGGCGTCGAGCAGTTCGCGCACCTTCCGGCGGGCCGCGCTCACGGAGGCGGGAGCCGCGGGCAGAACGAACATGTCCGACTGCGGAGAGTGACCGAACGGGTCCGGGAGATCCGGGTTGTCGGGGCGGCCGACACGTCGGCCGCTGGGCATTCGGCCGAGCGGCTGGGGGAGGGAGGGCGGAGCCATCGCCGTTCGCCTTTCGTCTGCCTGCGCACCCTGGCCGGTGCGACACCGCCCCGAGATGACCCGCGAGTAGGTCAACCTGTAGCAAAACAGCGCAGGTTGCGGCCCCTTCTCCCCCAACTGGGCCGTTCGCACTCGTCGTTCACCGTTTCCGGGAAGGTACGAACACTGTGACACCTGACAACAACGGCTCGCAACCAGCAAGTTGAAATTTGCATTTTGTGGGGTGCATGCTGCTTCCGTCGAAAGATGATCGTGACAGACTGCAACCCTGAGCCCGGCCTGAGGGGGTAGGCGTGACCGCGGAGACCGACTGGGGCGGCGCCCCCTCCGTCCTGCGCATGATCCTCGGCAGACAGCTGGAGGAGCTGCGGACGCGCGCCGGTCTCTCCTTCGTGGACGCGGGTGCGGCGATCGGTGTCAGCCACTCCACGATCCGCAGGATGGAAGCGGCCAAGGTGGCCCGCCTGCGCCTGCCGGACGTCGAGAAACTGCTGCAGACGTACGGGGTGACGGACCAGCAGGAGATCGACACGTTCCTGAAGTCGGTCCGCGAGGCCAACAAGCGCGGCTGGTGGCACAACTACCGGGACGTACTGCCCGACTGGTTCGCCGCATATCTGAGCCTGGAGCAGGCGGCGTTGCAGATCCGCGCGTACGAGGCGCAGTTCGTGCCGGGGCTGTTCCAGACGGCGGACTACGCGCGTGCGCTGCTGGGGGCCGGCAATCCGCACGGCTCCTCGGAGGCGACGGACCGGCGCGTGGCGCTGCGTCTGCGCCGCCAGGAACTGCTGACCCGCCCGGCGCCGCCGCGGGTGTGGATCGTGATGGACGAGACCGTGCTGCGGTGGCCGGTCGGCGGTCCGGAGGTGATGCGCGCCCAGATCGATCACCTGATCGAGATGAACGCGCTGCCCCATGTGACCTTGCAGATCATGCCGTTCGGCAACGGCCCGCATCCCGCGATGCGGGCCGGGGCGTTCCATCTCTTCCGGTTCAGGGCACCCGAGTTGCCGGACATCGTCTATCTGAGCGGTCTGGTCGGCGCGGTGTATCTCGACAAGGGCGACGACGTCGTCGTCTATCGCGAGGCCCTGGACCGGCTGGGCGCGCAGTCGGCGCCCGCCAGAAAGACCGAGGCTCTCCTCGGTGCGATTCGCAAGGAGCTCTGACATGCACCACCCCACGCATCCCCACCTGACGAACACCCACTCCAACCACTCCGGCCACTCCCACCCCGTACGCAACGGCATGCCGGCCCGTGAACTCGGTTCCCGGGGCTGGTCCAAGCCGTGGAGCGACGACGCGGGCGGGGCCTGCGTCGAAGTGAAGAAGCTCGCCGACGGCCGGGTCGCCGTCCGCCAGTCGACCGATCCCGACAGCCCCGCCCTGGTCTTCACCCCGCACGAGATGACGAGTTTCCTGGCCGGCGTCAAGGCGGGTGACGCAGACTTCCTGCTCTGAACTGCCTTGTTTCTACTGAGACTTGACTGACCTGACTCAGAACCGGACTCACGAGCTGAAGGGGAGGGCGGCGTGCCCGACAACGGATGGCCTGCCGACCGAATCGACACGGAGAACGCACACTCCGCGCGGATCTACGACTACATCCTCGGCGGTAAGGACTACTACCCCGCCGACAAGGAAGCGGGCGACGCCATGTCGCACGAGTGGCCCGCCCTGCCGATCCACATGAAGGCCAACCGCGACTGGATGAACCGCGCGGTGGCCTACCTCGCCAAGGAAGCGGGCATCCGCCAGTTCCTCGACATAGGCACCGGCATTCCCACCTCCCCCAACCTCCACGAGATCGCCCAGTCGGTGGCTCCCGAGTCCCGGGTCGTCTACGTCGACAACGACCCGATCGTCCTCACCCTCTCCCAGGGCCTGCTGGCCAGCACACCGGAGGGCCGGACGGCGTACATCGAGGCCGACTTCCAGCACCCGGAGGCCATTCTCGACTCCCCCGACTTCCGCGAGACCCTGGATCTCACCAAGCCGGTCGCCCTCACGGTGATCGCGATCGTCCACTTCGTCCTGGACGAGGACGACGCGGTGGGCATCGTCCGCCGCCTCCTCGACCCCCTCCCCTCGGGCAGCTACCTGGCGATGTCCATCGGCACCGCCGAGTTCGCCCCGGAGGAGGTGGGCCGGGTCGCCCGCGAGTACAAGGCCCGCAACATGCCGATGCGCCTGCGCACGTTCCCCGAGGCGGAGCAGTTCTTCGAGGGCCTCGACCTGGTCGAGCCGGGAATCGTCCAGGTCCACAAGTGGCATCCGGACGTGACGAGCGGGGAGGGGATCCGGGACGAGGACATCGCCATGTACGGGGCGGTGGCCCGGAAGCCGTAGCCCGTACGCGTAGGAGCCGCGGGAGCCGGAAGGTTGGCGACACTCCGGCGACCGCGGTCACTCCGACCGCGTTCACTCGGCCCCGGTTCCAGGTCCCGGTACGGGCGTTCACCCTCGGAACCTCGACGATTTGGCGGCACCAGGACACGAAAGGGAACCGGAGGCCCCATTTCCCCTTCCATTCCACCTCCGTACCGGCAATCCTTCTGACACCACCCAGAACCGTCCGAAGGGGATCACACGAGCCGGGGACACGGTTCCAACTGGTTGCTCACTTGACTACCGGGCGTCACATCCGGTTGGCTCCGCCCCAGTGAAAGTCGGACAGTCAGTGCACGTCGACCGGCGATCGCACAGTTTTGCCGTACCCACTCCCCTTCTCGTCCCTCCTCTCCTCGGCCGCGCAGCGAGGTGCCGCACTTCCATGAACACACCCCCCGCCTCTTCCGGTTCCGCACGATCCGTCAGTGCCACGGCCGTTGTCGCCGGCCTGGCCGCCGTCTGTCTCCTCGCGGCCGGCTGTTCGGGCTCCGGCTCCGACGGGTCGAACTCCGGCTCCGGCCAGGGCGCCGCCGGCGCCGGTACCCCCCGGATCAAGGTCGCCCTGATCACCCACGGAGCCAAGGGCGACGCCTTCTGGGAGCGGGTGCAGAAGGGAGCGCAGGCCGCCGCGGCGAAGGACAACGTCGAGCTGACGTACGCGAGCGACCCCGATGCCGCCGCCCAGGCCGATCTGGTGCGCGACGCAGTCAAGAACAAGGTCGACGGGATCGCCGTGACCCTCGCCAAGCCGGACGCGATGAAGAGCGTGGTCTCGCAGGCGAAGGCCGCCGGAATTCCCGTGGTCGGCCTCAACTCGGGTATCGACGCCTGGCGTTCGACGGGTCTGCTGGAGTTCTTCGGGCAGGACGAGAGCACCGCCGGCCGGGCTCTCGGCGACAAGCTGGACGCGCTCAAGGTCAAGCACGCCCTCTGCGTCATCCACGAGCAGGGGAACGTCGGCCTGGAGGCGCGCTGCGCCGGTGTGAAGAAGACCTTCACCGGCGAGACCGAGAACCTGTACGTGAACGGCACCGACACGGACGCGGTGTCCGCGGTCATCGCGGCCCGGCTGAACCAGGACCCGAGCATCGACGAAGTGGTCACACTGGGCGCGCAGTTCGCGCTCTCGGCGGTGAAGTCGGTGGACCAGTCGGACAGCAAGGCGAAGATCGCCACCTTCGACCTCAACAACGACATCGTGGGCGCGATCAAGAGTGGTGCCGTGCAGTTCGCCGTGGACCAGCAGCCGTACCTCCAGGGCTATCTCGCCGTCGACTCGCTCTGGCTGTACAAGTCCAACGGCAACTTCAGCGGCGGCGGATCGGCTCCCGTGCTCACCGGGCCCGCCTTCGTCACCAAGCAGAACATCGCCGACGTCGCCAGGTTCGCGGCCGACGGCACCCGCTGAGCGTCACCCGGTACCCGACTCCCGTCCCCTAGGGCTCCCTATGGCCCCCGTCGGCTCCCTTCAGCGGACGTTCCGCATCCCCTTCCGGCGCGCTCCCGAATCCGTTTGCGCAGCAACCGTCGTACAACGGCTGCGCCAAGCTTTGGGGGCTCACGGTGTGTACGTTCGCTTGTACGGATAGCATCCTGCCGACCCGGGCGTGTTCCGCCACCTGTTCCGTTTCCACTGTCACCCCCCCCATCCGCCACCTGCCACTTGTCACTTCCACTCACCGCTGATCGCCCTAGGACGACGATGCCTCCACGCAAAGGTGCCCGGCGCCGTCTCGGCTCCATACGTCTCTCGCTGATCCTGCTCGCACTGGTTCCCAGCGTCCTCCTCGCCGCGATGTGGGGTGTGACGACGATTCAGATGTTCTCGGAGGGCATGCGACTGCGGAACCAGACAGAACTCAGCGAGGCGACCGGAGCCATGGGCACCGACGCCACGTTCGCGCTGCAGAAGGAGCGCACCCTGTCGGCCGAGTGGCTGGCCTCGCCCAGGGGTGACCGCACCGCCATGGACGCGCAGCGCAAGGCGACGGACGAGGCGGTCGCGAAACTCGTCGGACAGACCAGGGCCGTCCAGGAGGCCCCCGACCGTGTCGGGGAACGGATGTACTCGGTGATCGCGGCGGCGGGCAGCCTGGAGTACTACCGCGGGCAGGTCGACCATCTCACCGACATCTCCCCCCAGCAGGTGCTGGACCAGTACTCGTCGATCATCGGCAACCAGATCCACGCCTTCCAGGAGCTCTCCCAGGTCGACGACGGCGACCTCACCTCGCAGGCCGGCCCACTCGTGTCACTGGAGCAGGCGGCCGAACTGGTCGCCCAGGAGGACTCACAGCTCACTCTGGCCTGGCCCTCGGGGCACTTCGACCAGAAGGAGTGGGAGTCCTACGTCCGGCTGGTCAGCGCCAGGCGCTGGGTCGTCGAGGACCAGCTGATCCAGTCCCTCACCGGCACGGCGAAGACCCGCACCGAGGCGATCCTGGCGGGCCCCGCCTGGCGGACCGTGACCTCCATCGAGGACCAGGTGCTCGCGTCGGGCACGCCCGGCGGCGGCGCCGAACGGAAGATCACCCTGCCCGGCAGGCAGAAGCAGTGGTCGGCCGCGATAGACGAACTGAGCCTCCAGTACGGCTCGCTCATCCACGACGAGACCCGGGGGCTCCTCACCCGCAGCGCCGACGAGGCGAACTCGCTGCTGATCAAGGCCGGCGCGCTGAGCGCCGTCGGACTCGGCGGGCTGGTGCTGTGCGTCGTCCTGTCCTGGCGTATCACCCGGTCCCTGTCCCGTCGGCTGCGCGGGCTGCGTATGGCCACGCTGGGCCTGGCCGAGGAACGGCTGCCGGACGTGCTCGCGCGCCTCAACCGGGGCGAGAAGGTCGACGTCGAGTCGGCCACCCCACCGCTGGACTACGGCCACGACGAACTCGGCCAGGTGGCACACGCGTTCAACGCCGCGCAGCGCACCGCCGTGCACACCGCGGTCGAACTCGCCGACACCCGGCGGGGTTTCCAGAAGGTCATCCTGGGCATCGCGCGGCAGAGCCAGAACCTGGTCAACCTCCAGCTCACCAAGCTGGACGCGCTGGAACGCGCCCACCAGGACCCGGAGATCCTCAAGGGTCTGTACGAACTCGACTCGACGGCGAGCCAGTTGCGCCGCTACGAGGAGAACCTCGTCATCATCAGCGGTGAACGGCCCGGCCGCAGCTGGACCGAGCCGGTCGCGCTGATCGACATTTTGCGCAGCGCCGTCGGTGAGGTCGCCCAGTACCAGCGGGTCGAGGTGCAGACCGAGGAGGACGTGTACCTCGCGCCGCCCGCGGTGGCCGACGTCATCCATCTGCTGGCCGAGCTGATCGACAACGCGACCGCCTACTCCCCCGCGCCCAGCCCGGTGGGCGTACGGGCCGCGATGGTCGCCAAGGGCCTGGCCATCGAGGTCGAGGACCGCGGACTCGGCATGTCCGAGGACGACTACGCGTCTTTCAACGAACACCTGTCCAAGGCCCCGCAGTTCGACGTGGTGGCCCTCGCCGACGACCTGCGGCTCGGCATGTTCGTGATCGCGCGCCTCGCCGTCCGGCACGGCATCCATGTCACGCTGCGCTCGTCGCCGTACGGCGGTACGACGGCGATCGTGCTGATCCCGCACGAGGTGGTCGTACGGGAACTCAGCGCGCCGGACACCGACTTGTCGGTGTCGAAGGAGGCGTCCGCCGAGGTGCCCGGGCCGGCCGTCGCGGATCGCCCGGCACCCGAGCGCGTCCGGGATACGCAGCCCGCCGCGGCCCGCGTCCGGACCGCCGACGCCGGTTCTCCCCGGGCCGGCGTCCTCGTCGGGGCGGACCGCGGAGCGGGTCCGGGCGGTGAGCGCGAGGCAGAACGCGGCGGCCCCGCCCGCAAGGGCGGGCTCACCCCGCTGCCGCGCCGGGTGCCGCAGACCAGTCTGGCCGCCGAACTGTGGGAGGACACCGAACCGGACGCCACGTCCGAGGACGCGCTCGAGGATTTCTCGGCGGAGCGCGCGGCCTCCTCGCTCTCCGGTTTCCAGCGCGGAACCCTCCAGGCCCGTGACGACGACGCCGAAGAGCAGTACGACCATGGGGAGGACAACACTCCTCAGGAACCTGACGCACCGCTCCCCGACGCAGGCACTCCGGTCACCTCGACTCCGCCCGCAGACCGCTGATGAAGGACAGAGAAATGACACGCCCCACCCCCGCCACGCACACCGAGCTCGACCAGTTGCTCACCGGACTCGTGGACCGGGTAGCCGAGGTCAACCACGCCGTCGTGCTTTCCGAGGACGGACTGGTCGTCAGCAGGTCCACGGCGTTCCTGCGGGATGACGCCGAGCGGCTCGCGGCGACCGCGTCCGGGCTGATGAGCCTCAGCAAGGGCGTCAGCATGGACTTCCGGGGCGGCCCGGTGCGTCAGGCGCTGATCGAGATGCGCAACGGCTACCTGATCCTCACGGCGGCCGGCCCGGGTGCCCACCTCGCGGTGCTGACCAGCCAGGGCGCGGACGTCGGCGTGGTGGCGTACCAGATGAACATGCTGGTGAAGAAGATCGGTGAGCACCTCAGCGCGGCCCCGCGTGCCGGGGTCGTCGGCGCGGCCGGCGAGTGAGGTGAACGGAAGCGACGCGGCCGGCCGTCTCGTACGGCCGTTCACGCTCACCGGCGGGCGGACCCGGCCCAGCCGCGCCGACTTCACTCTGATCACATCGGTGACGGCGGTGGAGCCGCAGCCGGACGGGCCCACGCGCCCGCAGCCCGAGCACGCTCGGATCCTGCGGCTGTGCGCGCGGCCCGTCGTGGTGGCGGAACTGGCGGCCCATCTGGACCTGCCGGTGAGTGTGGTCGTCATCATGCTGTGCGACCTGCTGGAGGCCGGCCGGATCACCGCCCGGTCCCCGAGGCAGATCTCGCGCACCACGGACATGGACCTGCTCCAGAAAGTGAGGGACGGCCTTGGCCGGCTCTGACCCGACCCTGAACGGGACCTCGGCCCCCGACACGGTCAAGATCCTCATCGCCGGCGGGTTCGGCGTGGGCAAGACGACGATGGTCGGCTCGGTCAGCGAGATCGTGCCCCTGCGCACCGAGGAACCGCTCACGGCGGCCGGCCTCGGCATCGACGACCTCGACGGCATCGAGCAGAAGAAGGCCACCACCGTGGCCCTCGACTTCGGCCGCATCACCCTCAGCCACGAGCTGATCCTGTACCTCTTCGGTACGCCGGGGCAGCAGCGGTTCTGGTTCATGTGGAACGACCTGTCGATCGGCGCGCTGGGGGCCGTGGTCCTCATCGACGTCCGCCGGCCGGAGTCGAGCTTCGCGGCGATCGACTTCTTCGAGCGCCGGGACATCCCGTTCGTCGTCGGGGTGAACGGCTTCCACGGGGAACATCCGTACGAGCCGGACGAGATCCGGGAGGCGCTGGCGCTGCCGGAGCACACCCCGGTCCTGCTGTGCGACGCCCGGGACCGGGACTCGTGCCGGGACGTGCTGATAGCGCTGATCGACCAGTTGATAGCGTCGGCGACCCCGGGCGGCGGCAACGCGCACACGGCCTGAAGTCACGTGTCAATAAGTCACGTGCCGGTGCGCTTCTGTGGGCAGGCTGTGAGTCCGCTGATTCTCACTCGTCGGCGAGGGGCGTCCGGCAGCGTTCGGTCGAGATCGTGGTGCCGGTGTACAACGAGGCGCACTTCTCCGAACTACCAGGGGTGTCCCGTAATCGGGTGCGGGGACGAGCAGTCCGAGAGGAAGCGCCGGTATAGGGCCGGAGAACGGCTGCAAACGGCGCGGGTGTTAGTTTCCTGCCCGTGTTAAAACACCAGGACGAGACCAGGGCGGCCTACGACGGGGTCGTCGAGCTCTATGCGTCGATGTTCACCAGTCGGTTGGAGACGCGGCCGTTCGCGCGGAACATGATCGGCACCTTCGCCGAGCTCGTGCGTGATACGGGGAACCTGCGGGTAGCCGACGTCGGGTGCGGACCCGGCCATCTGACGTCCATGCTGCACGACTTGGGGTTGGACGCCTTCGGACTCGACCTCTCCCCGGGTATGGTCGCTCACGCTCGGCGGGCCCAGCCGACGCTGCGGTTCGACGAAGCGCGGATGGAGGCTCTGCCGGTCGAGGACGGCGCGCTCGGTGGAGTGCTGGCCCACTACTCGATGATCCATACCCCACCTGGAGAATTGCCCGCGCTGCTCGCCGAGCAGGTGCGTGTCCTGGCACCGGGGGGTCTGCTCCTGGTGTCCTTCTTCGGGACCGAGGGGCCGGAACCGGTCCGCTTCGATCACAAGGTGGCGCCCGCCTATAGCTGGCCGGCGGAGCAGTTTGCCGAGTTGTTGGCCGGAGTCGGGCTCGTCACGGTGGCTCGGTTGCTCCACGACCCAGCGTCCGAGCGGGGCTTCCTCGACACCCACTTGCTGGCCCGCCGCCCGTAGATTTGCCCGTGACTTGGGACGGGGTGGTGTAGATCATCCGCGTGGGTCTGCCGGGCGGCAGTGGTCGGCTTGGGCTTGGTGGCTGCGGTGGGCCGGCGCGTAGGGTGCCAGGATGATCGCGATGCCCGAGGAGTTCGCCCAGAGCACCGTCAGCCGCGAGGGGGAGGCTGGGGCGGTGTGGCTCGCCGAGCTGCCTGGGATCGTGGAGGAGTTGCTGGGGCGCTGGGGGTGCGTGCCGGACGGCGAGGTCATGCACGGGGGCGTCGGTGTCATCGTTCCGGTACGGCGGCGGGCTGAGGGGAGCGCCGTGCTGAAAGTGTCGTTTCCGCATCCCGGCAACGTCCATGAGCCGGATGCGTTCGTTGCGTGGGATGGGTGCGGCGCCGTGCTGCTGCATGAGCGTGACGACGAGCGGTTCGCGATGCTGCTGGAGCGGGTTCAGTCGTCGACTCTGGCGGAGGTCGAGGACGGCGACGAGGTGGTGATGGTCGCCGGGCGGCTCAATCGCCGTTTGGCCATCCCCGCACCGCGCGGCCTGCCCCGGATGCGTGAGCAGGCCCGTGTCTGGGAGGAACACCTGTGCAAGGACGCCGAAGAACTGGCGCATGCACTGCCGCGTCAGGTGCTGGATGCCGCCGTGGCGACCGTTCGGGAGCTGGGTCGGGCCCAGCCGGACACCCTCATCCATGGTGACCTCCATGCCCGGAACATCCTGCGTGCCGGCCGAGAGCCGTGGCTGGTTGTGGACCCCAAGGGGTATGTGGGAGATCCTGCCTACGACGGCGGCACACTGCTGAAGTCCCGTGCGCTGACGCTCCTCGAAGCGGATGACCTGCGCAAGGCTGTCCACCGCGTCCTGGACGTCTTCGCCGAGGCCGCGGAACTCGATCGTGAACGCGTCCAGCGGTGGGCCCAGTTCCATGCCGTCCAGGCTGCGTTCTGGGGCCGCCGCCACGGTTTTCGTATCGCCCGCAGCGGACCACGACTGGACTGGCTCACCGAATTGGCCGACCGCCTGGCGGAGTTGCTCACCGACGGCTCATAATGCGTGAGCGTGCTGGCCGGGTCCGCTGGGCGGCCCCACCTTTACGGTGCCCCCCGTTCAGTGCCGGACGAGACAGAACGGGTGCCCTGCCGGATCCGCGAAGATGCGCCAACTCCGCTGCCCGTCACTCACGTCGAGCAGTTTGGCACCCCGCTTGAGAACGTCTTCCTGAGCTTGTTCCAGGTCCTTGACCTCCAGGTCGAGGTGGAACTGCTGAGGGCGAGCGGAGTCCGGCCAGCGCGGCGGCCGATAGTTGTCCACGCGTTGGAAGGCCAGCACGAACCCGCCGTCGGTGTGGAGGGTGGCCCAGCCCTCCCCGAGCGACCACCGCGGATCCGGCTGGTTCACGACGCCGCCGAGAAGCGACTGGTAGAACCGGGACAGCCCAACGGCATCGGCACAGTCCAACACCACACACTGCAGCTTGGCGATCATGCAGGGCAGCGTCTCACGACGCCTGATCACCATCTACAGCTGGAGTACTACCCGGAGCGAACCGCGAAACTGCCCAGGTAGCGGGCCCGCCCTGAGCCCGATACCGCAGCAAAAGCCGGTCGCGGTGGGGCAGTAGGTCCGGCATCATCCCCGTGTGATTGTGATGCAACCCGTTCTGGAGATCCTCGCTGTAGACGACTTCGCGCTCTGGCCGGTTGGCGAGCACGAGTCGTACGGCTACCTCGTTCTGGACGGGGAGCTGACTCCGGCGGAGGTCGGCACGGCGGTTATGCGGATCGCCGACTGCAACGACTTCGAGCCGGAGGAAGAGCACGGGCCGTGCCCGACCGACCCGCTCGGCACATTCCTGCACGGGCTGCTCACCATGCCGGATCTGTTCGCCGCCGGAGGGTTCCGGGTGACCGACAACGTCACCGGCACCGCCTTCGTCGAGCCGGGCTGCTGCAGCGGCCTGGAGACCTGGCGGGACTGGCTGGAGGTGCTCGACGGCACCGGCTACGCCGGCTTCGGCCACGACCCGTCCTCGGTTGCCGAACGCGTCGGCGGCACCGTCCGACTGACTCTCGACGCCTACGGGGAGGAGAGCAGCCCGGTGATCGAGCTGCCAGTAGACCAGGTACGCACGCTCGTCACCGGTGCCCAGCGGGACTTGCAGGACTTCCTCAGCCTCGCCGGAACCTGGGCCGAACAACACCTGCCGGCAAACGCCGCCGCCGTCACCGCCGCCCTGGCACGGGCACTGGACCTGGGGCCCACACAATGACCAGCTTCCTGACCCACCGAGCGCGCGTGCACGACGCCCGCCTCCCCCTCCGCCGCCGGCACAGCGCGCTGCGGACCTGCATCACCCTCTTCGCGCCATACGGCTTCCGGGCGACCTACCACCACCTCACGCTCAGCGCCGCGATCCCCCGGCGGCTGGAGGCGGATCCGGACGCGCTGGTGCGGGCGGTGGAGGAACTGTATGAGGCGAGGGTGCTGTGGCTCGCGCAGGCGGAGGAGTACGTCGCGCAGCGCCGGGCGGAGAAGTGGGCCGGGCGGAGGGCTGTAGCGAACCCGCGACCGTGGTGGCTGCGGATCAGGTGGGAGGGCCCGGACCGCGCCTGGTACGAAGACCCGTTTCGCCACCCGTCGCTGCGTCTGTCCGAGTACGTCCGGCGACAGAACGCG is a window of Streptomyces sp. B21-083 DNA encoding:
- a CDS encoding class I SAM-dependent methyltransferase — its product is MLKHQDETRAAYDGVVELYASMFTSRLETRPFARNMIGTFAELVRDTGNLRVADVGCGPGHLTSMLHDLGLDAFGLDLSPGMVAHARRAQPTLRFDEARMEALPVEDGALGGVLAHYSMIHTPPGELPALLAEQVRVLAPGGLLLVSFFGTEGPEPVRFDHKVAPAYSWPAEQFAELLAGVGLVTVARLLHDPASERGFLDTHLLARRP
- a CDS encoding aminoglycoside phosphotransferase family protein: MIAMPEEFAQSTVSREGEAGAVWLAELPGIVEELLGRWGCVPDGEVMHGGVGVIVPVRRRAEGSAVLKVSFPHPGNVHEPDAFVAWDGCGAVLLHERDDERFAMLLERVQSSTLAEVEDGDEVVMVAGRLNRRLAIPAPRGLPRMREQARVWEEHLCKDAEELAHALPRQVLDAAVATVRELGRAQPDTLIHGDLHARNILRAGREPWLVVDPKGYVGDPAYDGGTLLKSRALTLLEADDLRKAVHRVLDVFAEAAELDRERVQRWAQFHAVQAAFWGRRHGFRIARSGPRLDWLTELADRLAELLTDGS
- a CDS encoding VOC family protein, with the translated sequence MIAKLQCVVLDCADAVGLSRFYQSLLGGVVNQPDPRWSLGEGWATLHTDGGFVLAFQRVDNYRPPRWPDSARPQQFHLDLEVKDLEQAQEDVLKRGAKLLDVSDGQRSWRIFADPAGHPFCLVRH